CTGATAAGATTGTATTTGGATAACTTGTATCACCAATCGTTTTAGCATCTGGTATTAAATCAACAGAATTTTGTCCATTGCATGAAGTTGGAGGTATAAGCATGAAATTATTTGTTTGAAAACCACTACTTCCAAAAACTTTATGAAAAACATACACTGGTTTATCACTAGATATATACATGTTTTTATTCATAAAATTAGAACCAGGTACAATTAAATAATCCCCAATTTTTGTTAATTTATTTTCGATAGTTGATTCATTAACTGTAATTTTAGTATCTTCTTCTGTTGCTATAACAATGACTCTTTCATTATTTATAGAACCATTACCCTGCATTATTATATACTCAGTTCCTACATATTGTATTGGTATTATTTGATCTAATCCGATATCTCTATTGTCTGCTTTACCGCCTTGTTGAAGCAAACCTCCAACAGTAACAGATATCTGTTTACTTGACTGAATCCTTGCACCTAACCATCCGTTATTTTGTACTGTTATAGCTCCTTTCTTCATTTTTGCATACAATATGTATGATTCACCCTTGTTCAAATTGACAGAAATAGTTGGGTGTATTATTGGAGCCAAACCATTACCATTCAAAAATTCTAATCCTTCTTCATAATTGTCTACAACAACTTCTGTGTTATCTTCTGTTGCTGTAAAAGAAAGCATTGTACCAACGTTACTAGTAGTATTAGAAAACTCATTTGGTGTCCCACCCCATAAGAATGTTTTTCCTAAAGCAACTTTTCCTTTTGTTAAAACTGTTCCAGCATGTCCTGTATGTCTTGCTCTATAATTAACATAAAAAGATTCCTTTGATTTAAAAACCAGCCCTCCCTCATTTGATTTTATAATTGTACCAGCTCTATTTGTTGGTAAAGAAACAGCAGATAATCCAGGTTTTAATATAGAATTACTTGTATTAACAAAACTTATCCTTACTGGTTGTTCATTACTCAACGTTATTAAACCATCACTAACATAAGATTTAGTTGCTAACGATAAATTAACCACTAATAATCGAGGTGATGAAATTTCATCCGGATATGTTACTTCAACAGTAATAGGTTCTTTAGATGGTGTAGATAAGTAAATAAATTCTTGCGTTACTGAAGAAGCGTAATCTCCAAATACAAGCGGTTGTAAATAGTGTATATTATCTAATTGGGAATAACAAGTTTGACTTATCAAAATATTTATGAATAGAAATAATTGATAAATAGTTTTCATATTTATTTTTTCGCGAAATTAACACTTATAAATCTATAACAGCTACTCTATTTAAGATAAATCAAAAATACATTCATTTTATAATCAATTCAATTTGGGAAGTTTAAATGATTATAAGTACTTAATTGTTTTTATTTTTTATATATTATACGATAAAAAAATATAGAAATTTGAAGTTCAATTATTTAAAATAATTAAACCTCAAAAGCTATAAAAAAAATATAATGATTGCTATTTTCTACAACTCATCGTATTTCGAAAAATTTGGATCAACAATTCTTTTCCAAACAGGATGTTTTTTGATGTAAGCAAAAACATAAGGACAATACGGAAATAAGACGTTACCATGCTCTTCCAAATAAACCAATGTTTTTTCAACCAAAGCTGCAGCTACTCCTCTACCGCCCAATTCATCAGGAACTTCTGTATGTATTAATTTGATTACATTGTCATCTTGCTTGTAATCAATAAACGCAATAAAACCATCAACATTTAGTTCAAACCTTACTGTTTTTTCATTCTTTACAACTTGTAAAGGAATTAATTCTTCATTCATGTTTATAAATTTTTTCTATTACAATAATCCATAAATTTTAGCAGTCTTTCATTGATGTACATCAAAAAAAAAGCAACCAAATAATTTGGTTGCTTTTAGATCATATCTTAAATTGATTTTAATTCGATTACTGTAATTTCTGGCCAGACACCTACTCTACCAGGGTAAAAATGGTAACCAAAACCTCTATTCACATTGATTATTTTTCCTTCAAAATCATAAAAACCTGCCCATTGTGGATAAACATATTGTGACGGGCTCCAACGTAAACCAATTTTCGGAACCTCAATCCCCAACTGCATACCATGCGTATGTCCAGATAATGTTAAATCAAAATGTTTAGGATGATGCTTCAATATTTCGTTCCAATGCGAAGGATCATGAGATAATACAATTTTAAAATCATCAGTATTGACAGTGCGAGAAGCAACATCAATATCACCTAATTTCTTAAATCGTGTTCCCCAATTTTGAACACCAATCAACGAAATTTTTTCATTATTTATTGTAATCAATCGATTTTCATTTAACAACAATTGCATTCCTATTTTAGGGAAAATTCTTTTAATCTTCTCGAAGTTTTCTTGCTTCTCTTCCTCTGATTTCCAATCCGAATACTCTCCATAATCATGATTTCCTAAAACTGCAAAATTACCATATTTACCTTGTTTAATTTTCGAGAAAATATCGTACCATTTATCCATTTCCCAGTAAAAATTATTCACTATATCACCTGTAAATAACAATATATCAAACTCTTGTTGATTAATTAAATCTACGGCTTGCTTTATTTTTTCACGATTATCCAAACTTCCCGAATGTATATCAGTAATATGTAAAATCTTAAATCCATCAAATGATTTTGGTAAACGTTCGTAAACCAGTTTTTTCTTAATGACTTTAAAATTATATTTCCCTAAAGTCATTCCATAAATCAAACTAAAAAAAGGTATAGAAGCTACTGTTAATCCAGTATTCATTACAAATTTTCGACGAGAAGGTAAATAAGAATCTGCTTTGGGTTGATGATTACTCATTCGATTGAATAGCCAACCTAATCCTCTTATAATATCTTGAATTAGGAAAAATATAATCAAAATTAAACGAGGAAAACCAAACAACATAAACAAACCTGTTCCCCACATTGTCGCTTGCGTTTGCCCTACATTACGGTCGAAAAAGATTAAATGATAGCCAAAATTCGTCAAAACAAGAAGCCAAATGAGCATATTTCCAAAAAGGAAATACTTGTTGTGATAAAATTTTTTAAAGTTAAAATAGAGGTAAATTTCAAGTATTACTGAAATAATTATTAGCGTGATAACACTATTGACAAACATTACTTTGATTGATTTTAAACAAAAATAAAACAATTCCAGAAATAAATTACTTTTCATCATATTCTTAACAGAACATTATAAAATTTATAGATAATTTAGGCTAAAAATTTGCATGATAAAAACGTAACTTTGTAAAACATTTTTAAGCATAAATTATGGAAAATAGATTACCTGTAACGGTACTTTCTGGATTTCTTGGAAGCGGAAAAACGACACTTCTCAATCATATATTACACAACAAAAAAGGATTAAAAGTTGCGGTTATCGTAAACGACATGGGAGCGGTAAATATTGATGCACAAATGGTATCTCGTGAAAATGATTTGATTCAAACCGATGAAAAATTGGTTGAATTGAGCAATGGTTGTGTTTGTTGTGAATTGCGCGAAGATTTAATCGTTGAAATCGAAAAATTAGCAAAATCTGGCAAATATGATTACTTAGTAATCGAGAGCTCTGGTATTTCTGATCCAGGACCAATCGCACAATCATTAGATTTTGTTTCGCCTGATGGAAAAGTAGATTTACCAAAAGTTGCTCGTTTAGATACTTTGGTGACAGTAGTTGACGCTTATAATTTCTTCAAAAACTTAGGAACTGATGAAGATGTTTTTGATCGTGGATTTACAGAAAACAGAGAAGATAATCGTCCAATTGTCAACTTATTAATTGATCAAATTGAATTCTCTAATATCATCATTCTAAACAAAATGGATTTAGTCGAAGAAGAAACCTTGATGAATATCGAAGCATTTGTTGCAAAATTAAATCCTACGGCTAAAATAATTCCTGCAAGTTTTTCGCATGTTGAATTGACTGAAATATTAAATACAAATTTATTTGATTTCGAAAAAATTCAAGACATGGATGCGTGGGTAAAATTATTGGAAGAACAAGAGCACGAAGAGCATCACCACCATCATGATCACGAATGTGGAGCAGATTGTACACATGAACATCACGATCATTTAGAAGAAAAATATGGAATGACTTCTTTTGTTTACAGACAAAAAATTCCGTTTCATGCAGAACGTTTTTTAACGTATTTGAATGATGATTTCCCTGCTACTATTTACCGTTCGAAAGGATTATTTTGGTTAGCAAATCGTCCCGATGAAGCTATTTTCTTGAGTCAAGCTGGTGGTAGTATCCGAATTGATCCTGCGGGAGCTTGGTGGTGTTCGATGCCATATGACGAAAGAATTCAGTTTGCAGCTTATCAATTTAATCAAAAACAAATTGATGCAAAATGGTCGAAGGAATGGGGAGATCGAATGATTGAACTTGTATTTATTGGGCAAGGATTAGATAAAGAAAAAATAACAGAAGAATTAAATTCTTGTTTATTAAACGAACAAGAAATTGCTGAATGGCAAGCAAAGCATAATTCATAAAACTGTCATTTCATCAAAAAATTAATAAAACAACAAAGGCTGAAAGTAAACTTTCAGCCTTTGTTGTTTCTAAACATAAATTGTTTTTATTTTTTGTAAATTAGTCAAGACTAAAACAGCTATTTTCTTCGTTCAGAACCAAACAACACTTAGCCTTTTATTTTCAACATCTTAATGAAATACATAAACGTTATCTTATATTATCTATACACAATACCTATAATATGAAAACAAAATATTATTTATTAATTTGTTTATTAACTACATTTGGAATTAATGTTTCGGCACAAACAGGTCACATTAATAAAAGAATGTTTGAGATACCAAATTCTAAATTATCTTTATACAAACCAACAAATTATCAATTTTTTCCTGAATTATTTCGAATTCAATCTGATCAAGATAAATTTGTTCAAATATCAGAATTAGTAGGAGCTAATTATTTGGAAGGTAAAGAAAAGCTTCTACAGAAAATTAAAGGTACTAATGCACAAGTAACTCATAATTTAAAAATCAATAATTATGATGCCATTTTAATTGTTTCACCACAAGAAGTTAAACAAATTACTCAAAATCTTCTATTATTTGGAGATGAAAATTTAACTGTTATGGTTGTAGGCATTTCTCCGATAAATGATAAATTGTCACAAAAAGAAATTCAAGAAATATTATTATCTGTAAACTACAATAATAATATAAAATTTAAAGAACCTCTACTTCCGTTTACAATTAATCTAAAAGAATCAAAATATAAATTAGCTAAAGTGTTAAGTGGATTAGCTTTCTTTACAGTTGGAGGTAAAGGATCTCCATTTGGAGATGAATTAATCAATAATTTTTCAGTACAAGTATTTCCTTCTAATTTCCCATTAATTGAAATGGAAAATTATTCAAAAAAATTCGTTAACGATTTATCTAATAATAATTTTAAAGAAAAGAATGTTAAAATAATTAGTCAAAATTCTAAGACCTATACTGAAAGTAAAGATAAACTTTATGAAACAATTGTGAATTCTGAATATAAAGGTAAAAATCATCAAATGATTTTAATTCTAAAATCAACAGAAGATAAAACAATATTATTTTTAGGGACAGATTTAGAAGGAAATAATATCGAAATATTTAAAGATATTTTCAAAACCATTAAACTTAAATAACATCGTATTATTCAATATATTATTAATTTTAGAAAAATTAACAAAACCAAAAATCTCGCTATAACAGCGAGATTTTTTCTATATTTTTTGTTTTTGATTGAATGAATAAATCAAGTAAAACAAGAATGGTAAAATAAATATCGAACCGAGTAATAATGCCCAAGCTAACATATTTATCGTACTCAACGCACCGTAATCTGTTAATAAAGACAACGTTGATCCATCCTTGAATAAAACCAAATTTGGAAAGTGAGAATAAGTTGCCGCAAATAAAATCATCATCACAATAATTCCTGCGTAAACTTTTAGCCATGTATCTTTCGCTTGATTTAATGATTTTAGTAGTAACACAATCGAAATTGAAGCGATACCAACTGCTATATATCCATAAATCTCTGACGTTATCCAGCTAAATAACGGAATGTTTTTCCAAATTGAAACAGCAAAAACAAATGCGCCTGCTACAAAAATCAATGCGGTATAAATTTTCGCACGTTTTCTTAAAATCACTTTATCTTCATCATTTTTTACAGTTTGAATTGAATAAACCGAAGCCAAGAAAGCACAAATCACAACAGTGAATAAGCCAACTGAAAAATTAAACCAAGTCAACCACGAAAAAATATAAGCATCTTGAAAAGTTTGCGCATTAACATCAATACTTCCCGAAACAATAGAACCAGCAATTATACCTAAAAATAATGGTGTTACAACACTCGAATAAGTAAAAATTACATCATACAAATTGTGCCATTTATCATTAATTGCATCATAATTTCTGAAAGTAAACGATGTTCCTCTTGCAATAATTCCCAATAACATGATTACTAACGGGATGTGCAAATAATTTGAGATTTCTGCATACATCTTAGGAAAACCAACAAATAAAATAACAATGACAATGATTAACCACATGTGATTTGCCTCCCAAATTGGTCCAATCGAATTGTACATAATCTTCTGCGTTCTTTTTTTATAACTCTTTTCCGAAAATAATTCAACTATCCCTGCACCAAAATCAGCGCCTCCTAAAATGAGGTACAAACAGATGGCAACCCACAAAAATGCTATTACTACGTAAATCATATTCTAATGTTTTTCTGGTTTATAATTTGGATCTTCAGGATCATAAAGTTGAGCAACCATTTGTATTTGTCTATTCATTAAAAAGACCAAAATAATAGATAAGGTAATAAATACAAACGTAAAAATGTAAAACGAATATTGGATACCAGGCATTGGTGTTACTGAATCTACCGTTCGCATGATTCCATAAATAATCCATGGTTGACGCCCCACTTCTGTCACCGTCCAACCTGCTTCCAAAGCAATGTAACCAAATGGTGTTGCAATCATAAATAATTTATAAAACCATCTTTTTGATAACCAATCTTTCTTGAAAAAATGAGCAATCAAATAAATTATCGCAATTCCCATCATCAACATTCCAAATGTAATCATTATTTGAAATGCGTAATGAACTATCGCAACCGGTGGCCATTCATCTTTCGGAAATTCTTCTAAACCTTTGACAGCTGTTTTAAAATCTGAATGAACCAAAAAACTTAATACACCTGGAACTTTTATTGCGTATTTGATTTCTTCATTATCTTCATCCACTATTCCCCCTAAAACAAATGGCGCACTTTCTTCTGTTTTGAAATGCGCTTCCATTGCAGCTAATTTTATTGGTTGACGTTCTGCTACATCTTTCGCTGAAATATCACCACTTAAAGGCGCTAATAAAGCAGCAACAATAGCTAAAACGGAACTAATTTTGAACGCTTCTCGATGAAAATTTACATTCTTCCCCTTCAAAATCAAATAAGCATGTAAACCTGCAACTGCAAAACCTGTTGCACAAAAAGCAGCAATCGTCATGTGCAAAGCTTGAGAAAACCAAGCATCATTGAACATCGCTTTTACTGGATCAATGTTAAGGTATTCGCCATTTACAAAATCAAAACCAGAAGGTGAATTCATCCAAGCATTTGCTGCTACAACCAAAATACCTGAAGCTAAACCACTAACACCAACGATTACACCACAAATCCAATGAAACCATTTATTAAATTTGTCCCATCCGTAAAGAAAAAAACCAAGCGCAATAGCTTCAATAAAAAAAGCTGTTCCTTCTAACGAAAAAGGCATTCCGAAAATTGGCCCAGCGTGTTCCATAAATTTAGGAAACAATAATCCTAACTCAAACGAAAGCATTGTACCAGAAACTGCTCCCGTAGCAAATAAAATTGCAACTCCCTTACTCCAAGCTTTGGTTAACCCTTTGTAAATTTCGTTTTTAGTTTTGAGGTATTTGTAGTGAGCGATTGCCATCATAAACGGCATCACCATTCCAACACACGAAAAAACAATGTGAAAGGCAAGCGACATCGCCATTTGACTTCTGGCAGCAATAAAATCGTCCATAAGTAGTTGTTTATAATTTGTTTGTTGGTTAAAGTTACTAAATAAAAAGAGGCAATTCGATTTTGAATTGCCTCTTTTTATATGATTTTGATTATATGTGATTTTCAAAAATTATTCAAATAATCTACATTCGGTATTTGATAAACTTTATTACTATCAAAATTTTTAATTTTATTACCCCTTACCATAATTCTTTTAGTTCCAGACTCTGTTGAAAAAATAATTTGAAAATCTTCATCAAAATTTTTAGAATCTATTTGTTTAGCTTTATTTAAAATAACTAAAAGTTGTTTTATCTGATTGTCATTTAATTGTTTTATTTCTGAAAATTTTCCATTTGAATTACTATCAGGTCTTTCTAATATAACTTCTTTAATTTCATTAATATTAGATGGATAATTTAACCTATCAATATTTGAACATGAAATTATAAATAGAAAAAGTAAAACAATCTTGATATACATCTTAATAAAATTGATTTTCTATTTAGCTGTCGCAGGAACTAACCACTTGAATTGTGGTCCTACTTCAGGAATTACAATACGTTGCGAAATTCTATCCATTCTATCTGGGAATTTCATGATATAATCTCTTGCTTTTTCAGCCTCAGCATTCAATCCAGAGATTTTATCTAATTGCCAAGCTTCAATTAATTTTCGCATAATATCGATGTAATCAAACGCTGTGTACACACCAATGCGTTGCGCTGCATCTGAAAACGCATCAAACAAAGTTCCTCTTTCTTCACCAGAAGCTCTTAAGAAATGCGCTGGCATTACAATTTTAAGTTTGAACATATGTTGAACAGCTAACATCATTTCAGAAGGATCAGCTTCGAAGATACGACGAACGAACTCTGTGTAAGCTAAATGGTGACGCATTTCATCTCCTGCAATAATTTTACACATACGCGATAATTTTTTCGCTCCGTATTTTTTTGCAATTGCTGATACATTATTGTGCGATACATAAGTTGCTAATTCTTGAAAACTTGTGTAAACAAAGTTTTTGTAAGGATCGTGTGCTGTTCCAATGTCGAAACCGTCATTTATCAAATGTTGCGTTGTTACTTCAACCTCGCGCATATTGATACGTCCTGATAAATACAAAAATTTATTCAAAACATCACCGTGACGATTTTCCTCTCCTGTCCAATGGCGAATCCATTTTGCCCAACCATTTTCTAGGTAATTTCCTTCTTCATCTACCACACCGTCCATTTGCATCAACCAAGATTCGTAGGTTGGCAAAGCTTCCTCGGTAATGGTATCACCAATCAATGTAATCCAGAAATCATCTGGCAAATCTTTCGAAAGCTCTTGTAATTCTTTGATTTCGTCAAAAAAAGAGTCAGATTGCGAATTCGGTAAAAAATCTGTTGGTTGCCAAATTTTATCGGCTGGAACTAAGAATTTGTCCATATAAGCATCAATATCTTTCTCAAGAAATTGCATTACTTCCAGGCGAACATTATTTATTGACATATAATTATTTTATGCGGTTATACTACTTTTTACAGTTTTTTCGGTAAGCTCGAATATTTCATCAAACTTATAGTCACTCACTTTTAAGGGTTTATGGTATTGTATCGTTACTTTCGCGCCCAAATACATCGGGAATTTACCCCACTTTTCTATTTCCCACGTATTATTTAGCGTAACGGGAACAACATAAGCGTCTTTAGCATATTTCGTCAAAACTTTCAATCCATTTTCTTTGAAAGCCTTTGGTACTCCATTTTTGCTTCTTGTACCTTCTGGAAAAATAATAGCTGAATAATTATTTTTCTGAATGTATTGCGCTAATTTTTTTATTTCCTCTATTGCTTGTTTTCCGTTCTTACGATCGATTAATGCAGAACCTCCATGCGTTAAATTGTACGATACACTGGGAATTCCTTTTCCCAATTCTATTTTCGAAATAAACTTAGGATGATAATCAGCCAAATCATATTCCAACGGAGAAATATCATACATACTTTGGTGATTACTCACAAAAATCAATGGTACATTTTGTTTCAAATTTTCTCTTCCTTTATAGGTATACGTTGTACCCAAAATTCTTGTCCAAAAAACCAAAAGACCATTCATCACTTTTACACTTTTGTGATGAGCAGCATAACCTCCCAAATTGTAGCACAACCATTGCACAACATGCATTACCAACAACGTTAATCCATAAAAAATATAAAAGATTATAGATAACGGATAACTTAAAATTTTCTTCAACATTAGAAATTTAGACAAATTTAATAAAAAATTATGCTAAGCATAATATATTTTTCTAGGCGATTTACTTTATTAATTTCAAAGTTAGCTTTTCTTGATGAGCTTCATCATAAAAAGTAATTTGATTTGATGATTTTACTTTAAAATATGCAGTTTTTTGCAAATTTTGAATCAAATTTTGAGGAATTTCGCAATCAGAATTCACTTGTTTTAAATGATTAAAAATTATAGCTTGATCTATTTTAGTATAATCAGCCGTAATAATTCCGCAAACCGTTTTCATTACCATTTTTTTCGTTGCATCTTCAAAAATAATGTAATCTACTCCATCATTTATATTCCATTTACCCGACAAATCGCTAATTTCTGAAGTCACAACTTTAGTTTCGGAAACTGTTTTGGTTGGTAAACAACTTGTTAATCCTAAAACAAAAAACAAAAGTATTGCTTGAATTGTATATTTCACATGGTTTTATTTGTAACGAAGGTAGAAATATTTTTGACTAATTTGAATTGATTTTTTAATATTAGTTTTTATTTAGAAATTTGTAGTTAAAATAAAATTCATGGCGAACACTAAAAAAGGAGAAGTTTTTACAGATACAAATAATGTAAAAAAAGTAAGAATAGAGCGTAAGCCAAGCTTTCCTAAAATTTACTTTTTAACGGATGATTGTCAATTTATTGAAGACGGATTATACGAATTAGACTTCTTTGAAACGCCAAATGTAACTGAGTTCAAATCAGAATTAAATCCAACTATTCCTTCTATTAATTTTAAGCAATTGAGTGAAAAAGGTAAAAACTTTTTAAAATAATTTTTTATTAAAGATAAAAATCCACTTAGAAAATCTAAGTGGATTTTGTGATCCAGTCAGGATTCGAACCTGAGACCTACTGCTTAGAAGGCAGTTGCTCTATCCAGCTGAGCTACTGGACCATTCCAAAATTTTATCTCTAAAATTCGTCGGGGTGGCAGGATTCGAACCTGCGACCTCCTGCTCCCAAAGCAGGCGCGATAACCGGGCTACGCTACACCCCGAAAAGTATTTTTATTTAAAACTTAAAAAAAGCGGAGAGACAGGGACTCGAACCCTGGCATCGGTTACCCGATGACAGATTAGCAATCTGCTCCATTACCGCTCTGGCACCTCTCCTACTTTTAATATAAGACATTCAGAAAATGTCTTATAAAGCGGTTGCAAATATAATCTGACTTTTATTGCAAAACAAGTCTTTTTTGAAAAAAAATCCAAATATTTGGCTTAATTTTGGCTACTCAAAAGACTATTTAGAACTAAAAGAATGAATATTAAAGGATTAATGTTTTCGGCAATTTGTTGTTTTTTTATTTTAGCCAGTTGTGCTACTAAAACAGTTCCGCCAAAAACAATTACAAAAGTAATTCGTGACACAGTCATTATCAACTCAAAAACAGATCAACCAGAAATGACTCGAGCTGCAAAGCTTGACAAGTACAAAGTAACAACAGATTATTATCCATCTATTTCGCAAGACGAACGTGTTCGTTTTTTAGTCTTGCATTATACTGCAATCAATACCGAATTGTCGTTAAAAGTATTGACTCAGAAAGATGTTAGTGCTCATTATTTAATTAATGATTATGATGATAAAACAATCAATCTGTTAGTTGACGAAACCAAACGTGCATGGCATGCAGGTGTAAGTAACTGGAAAGGTATCGATAATTTAAATTTCTCTTCTATCGGAATAGAAATCGTTAATCTCGGAAATAAAGGAACAGATACCTATCCTAATTTCACACCTTATCCAGCTTATCAAATCAAAAAAGTCGGTGAGTTAGCGCAAGATATCATCAGCCGTTATAATATTTCACCTTTTAATGTTGTAGGTCATGCAGACATTGCACCAGGTAGAAAACCAGATCCAGGTCCACTATTTCCATGGAAACAATTATACACAGATTATGGTGTTGGTGCTTGGTACGAAGAAAGTGATAAGTATTTATTTATTCCTCAATATCCATGGGATACAACAAGCTCAGTATTTGTTACACAAGTACAAACAGAGCTAAAAAAATATGGCTACAATGTACCTATAAATGGGATGATTGATACGCAAACTAAAAATGCTATTGTTGCATTTCAGATGCATTTTAGACCTGAAAAATATGATGGCGTGGTCGATGCTGAAACATGGGCAATTTTAAAAGCATTAAACAAAAAATATAATCCTTAAATAGAAATTAAAATTTCGTATTAAACTCCTACTTGTTAGGAGTTTTTTTTATATTTATATGACAGATCATACTATTAACCTTCCGACTTGAATACATTTATCATCTAAATATGCCAAAATGTTCTGAAAAATTGGAGTATTTTTATCAAAAATAATGATATATGGCTTTTAAAAGTTTACGACCAATAATCTGGACAAAAGATTTACAAAAAACAACAAAATTCTATAAGAAATTAGGTTTTAAGATTGCAGAACAAAATGAAGATTGGATTTGGGCCTGCTTACAAAAAGACGATGTCGAAATTATGTTAGCTTATCCAAATGAAGGGGCAGATTTTAAACAAGCCAATTTTACAGGTTCATTTTATTTTGTCGTTGATAATGTAGATGAATTATGGAGTCAAGTAAAAAATGATTGTGAAATTGTTTACGAAATCGAAACTTTTGAATGGGATATGCGCGAATTTGCAATATATGACAACAATGGTTATATTTTACAATTTGGCCAAGAAATAGAAATTACATTTGAAGATTAAGATGCTAACAAAACGATATTACAACATTATTTTAATGCTGCTTGTTCTTGTTATTCCTTTCGTTTTTTATTTGCTTATCTCAACTATGATGAGTATTAAAAACGAAAC
This portion of the Empedobacter stercoris genome encodes:
- a CDS encoding lysophospholipid acyltransferase family protein, producing MKKILSYPLSIIFYIFYGLTLLVMHVVQWLCYNLGGYAAHHKSVKVMNGLLVFWTRILGTTYTYKGRENLKQNVPLIFVSNHQSMYDISPLEYDLADYHPKFISKIELGKGIPSVSYNLTHGGSALIDRKNGKQAIEEIKKLAQYIQKNNYSAIIFPEGTRSKNGVPKAFKENGLKVLTKYAKDAYVVPVTLNNTWEIEKWGKFPMYLGAKVTIQYHKPLKVSDYKFDEIFELTEKTVKSSITA
- a CDS encoding VOC family protein, coding for MAFKSLRPIIWTKDLQKTTKFYKKLGFKIAEQNEDWIWACLQKDDVEIMLAYPNEGADFKQANFTGSFYFVVDNVDELWSQVKNDCEIVYEIETFEWDMREFAIYDNNGYILQFGQEIEITFED
- a CDS encoding N-acetylmuramoyl-L-alanine amidase; translation: MNIKGLMFSAICCFFILASCATKTVPPKTITKVIRDTVIINSKTDQPEMTRAAKLDKYKVTTDYYPSISQDERVRFLVLHYTAINTELSLKVLTQKDVSAHYLINDYDDKTINLLVDETKRAWHAGVSNWKGIDNLNFSSIGIEIVNLGNKGTDTYPNFTPYPAYQIKKVGELAQDIISRYNISPFNVVGHADIAPGRKPDPGPLFPWKQLYTDYGVGAWYEESDKYLFIPQYPWDTTSSVFVTQVQTELKKYGYNVPINGMIDTQTKNAIVAFQMHFRPEKYDGVVDAETWAILKALNKKYNP
- a CDS encoding acyl-ACP desaturase, which gives rise to MSINNVRLEVMQFLEKDIDAYMDKFLVPADKIWQPTDFLPNSQSDSFFDEIKELQELSKDLPDDFWITLIGDTITEEALPTYESWLMQMDGVVDEEGNYLENGWAKWIRHWTGEENRHGDVLNKFLYLSGRINMREVEVTTQHLINDGFDIGTAHDPYKNFVYTSFQELATYVSHNNVSAIAKKYGAKKLSRMCKIIAGDEMRHHLAYTEFVRRIFEADPSEMMLAVQHMFKLKIVMPAHFLRASGEERGTLFDAFSDAAQRIGVYTAFDYIDIMRKLIEAWQLDKISGLNAEAEKARDYIMKFPDRMDRISQRIVIPEVGPQFKWLVPATAK